The Haloplanus natans DSM 17983 DNA segment CGGCCCCATCTTCCGCGCGGAGGAGCACAACACGCCCCGCCACCTCAACGAGGCGACGATGATCGACTTCGAGTCGGCCTTCGTCGACCACCACGAGGCGATGGACGTGTGCGAGGGGACGCTCAAGGCGGCCTACGAGGGCGTCGCCGAGAACTGCGCCGAGGAACTGGAACGTCTCGGCTACGACGACTTCGCGGTTCCGGACGCCGACTTCCCCCGGCTCACCTACGAGGAGGCCATCGAGCGCATCAACGCGACGGGCGCACTCGACGAGCAGTTGGTGTGGGGCGACGACCTGCCGACCGAGGCCGAGAAGGCCCTCGGCGACGACGTCGGCGGCCACTACTTCATCACCGACTGGCCATCCGAGATCAAGCCGTTCTACATCCAGGATTACGACGACGACCCGCAGCTGTCGAAGGGGTTCGATCTGATGCACCCGCGGATGGAACTCGTTTCGGGCGGGCAGCGCGAACACCGCTACGACGAACTCGTCGCCGGCTTCGAACAGCAGGGACTCGACCCCGCGCAGTTCGACTACTACACGAAGATGTTCAAATACGGGATGCCGCCCCACGCCGGGTGGGCCTACGGCGTCGAACGGCTGGTGATGACGATGCTCGACTTGGGGAACATTCGGGAGGCCGTCATCTTCCCACGCGACCGGCAGCGACTGAGCCCATAGGGCGACGCGGTCCGGGAGCGTGGGTGCAGGGAGTGGAGTGCAACGGAACGACCGTGTTCCCACGCGACCGGCAGCGACTGAGCCCGTAACCGCTAGTTTCCCTGAATCGCGTCGATGACCATCGCCGCGACGACGACGGCGTCCCGCGGAACGTCGCCGGCGTCGTCGATAGTGATGTCGTACGTGTCCCGCAGGGAGAGTTGGCCGTCGATGCGTCCGACGTGTCCACCCTGGGCGTCGGTGATTTCGTACTTATGCGGGATGAGTTCGCCGAACGGAAGGAGGTTCCGCGCGAGCGTCACCACGGCCCCGCGCGAGGTGATCTTCGCTAACGCCGCCTCCGTCTCGCCGTCACGAATCGTCCAGGTGTCCCGGAGGAGGGAATAATCGTTGTCGAGGATCGCCACCCGCTTGCCGGTCTCGGCGTCGACGATAGCGTAGTTCCCGGCGATGTCGAGAACCCCACCGGCCTTGACGGTGAACACTTCGTTCCCGTCGGCGTCGACGAAGGGGAACTCCTCTTTCAGTTTGAACAGTTTCTGTTTCGCCCGGAGGACGAGGGTGCCGTTCTCGTCGTACGCCGCGTACTTGTTGCGGATGAGCGACTGCTCGACGGTGTACCGATTCCCGCGCAGTTCGATGGCCGAGAAGCCGCCGTCGTCGACCGACATACACCAACCTGTCGGCGCTATCGGTTATTAATGGTGGCCTGCAGGGCCGCCCGCGCAGTTTCGACAGGGCTTAACGACTCCCTGCCAGTCTCGAAGACATGAGCGAGGAGTCACGGGGCGACGACGCCACCGCGTTCGTCCCCGGCCACGTCACCGGCTTTTTCAGCCCTTGCCCGGACGACGATCCGGCGCGGGCGGGGTCGCGCGGCGCCGGCCTCACCCTCACCGACGGCGTGGACGTGACCGTCAGCGCGACGGGCGACCCGGGCGCCGTCCTCGACGGCGAGCCAATCACGATGCCGCCGGTCGAGACGGTGCTCGACCGGCTGGGCGTGGCCGACCGGGCGCGGGTCGTCGCGGAGAGCGACCTGCCTCTGGGGACGGGCTTCGGCGTCTCCGGGGCGATGGCGCTCGGGACGGCGCTGGCAGCCAACGCCCGCTTCGACCGTGACCGCTCGGCGAACGACCTCGTGACGCTTGCCCACCGCGCGGAGGTAGAGGCGGGGACTGGCCTCGGCGACGTGGTGGCACAGGCTCGGGGCGGCCTCCCGATCCGGCTCGATCCCGGCGCGCCGGCGTACGGCCGCCTCGACGGCGTGCCCGCGGCCCCTCGCGTCGAGTACGTCACCTTCGGTGACCTCTCGACGGCGTCGGTGTTGGCGGGCGACACCGACCCCCTCGTCGCCGCGGGCGACGCGGCGCTTTCCCGGCTGATCGACCGGCCGACGCTCGCAACGCTCGTCGACGAATCGCGGCGCTTCGCCCGCGACGCCGGCTTGCTCACCGATCGGGTGCGCGAGGTCGTCGACGCCGTCGTCGACGCCGGAGGCGAGGCGTCGATGGTCATGCTCGGGGAGACGGTCTTCGCGCTCGATTCGGGCCTCACGGACGCCGGCTTCGACGCCGAGGCGTGTCGGACGTGTGCCGCCGGCGCGCACCTCCGGGGCTGATCGGGGCGTTTTTTACCCGTCACGGCTACCGACGCGATATGGCCGAGGGCGACGACATTCCGGCGACCCACCCCCGCCACGACTCGCTGGTGACGCGCCACCGCATCGAGGCGGGCGTCGAGGCCGGCATCACGAGCAAGCAGGGCCTCATCGCCGAGGGACGGGGCGAGGCGTTCGACTACCTGCTCGGAGAGCGGACGCTCCCCTCGGCGGACGCGGCGGCGCGGGCGGCCGCCGCCCACCTCCTGCTCGCTCGCCATCCCGTCATCTCGGTCAACGGGAACGCTGCGGCCCTGGTGCCCGACGAACTCGTCGCCCTCGCGGCGTCCGTCGGCGCCGACCTGGAGGTGAACCTGTTCAGCCGGACCGACGAGCGGATGGCCGCCATCGCAGACCACCTCCGTGACCACGGCGCGAGCGAAGTGAAGGGGCTCGACGCCGATGCGCGGATTCCTGATCTCGATCACGAACGGGCGAAAGTCGACGCCGACGGCATCGCCGACGCCGACGTGGTGCTCGTCCCCTTGGAGGACGGCGACCGGGCCGCGGCGCTCGCGGCCCTCGGCAAGGTGGAACTCGTCGTCGACCTGAACCCGCTCTCCCGATCCGCGCAGGTGGCGGACGTGCCCATCGTCGACAACATCCTGCGTGCGATACCGAACGTCACCGCCCACGCCCGGGAGTTGGCGGGTGCGGACCGTGCGGAACTCGAACGGATCGTCCGCGAGTTCGACGCGGCGGCGGCACTCGACGACGCCGAGCGGGCGATCCGAAGCGGCGACCTCATAGACCGCTGACGAAGATGTCGATCCACCGTCGCGGATCGGGTCGGCGCCCGACCTCGACCGCTTCGACCCACTTCACCCACTGGAAGCCGCGTCGATCGGGGGCGACGAGCCGAATCGGGTAGCCGTGGCCGTGATCGAGTCGGTCGCCGGAGAGGTGGGTGGCGAGCAGGGCGTTTCTCGCCTCGTCGAGCGGGAGGCTCCACCGGTAGCCCGTCACGGAGCGGACGGTGACCCACGCGGCGTCGTCCGTGACCCCTGCCTCGTCGAGCAGGCCGCCGAGCCTGACCCCGCGCCAGTCTCGTTCGGCGTACCAGCCGCTCGTACAGTCGAGCAGCGCCCGGCGCTCGGCCGTCGCATCGAGGTCGTCGAGCTCCAGTTCGAGCGGTCGGGCGACCAGTCCATCGACCGAGAGCGTCCAGGTCGCCGGGTCGACGGGGTCGGGGTCGTCCGCGACCCAGCTGGTGACGGGCAGGTCGGCGTCGGCGTCGAGCGCCCGTGACCCGGTGAATCGGCGGGTCGCCGCGGGCGTTCCGAGTCGGGCCGCCAACCACCGCAGGAGCGCCGAGGTGACCCCCGCGGCGGCGACGAGGCCCGCGTACTGGAGCGCCACCCGTCGCTCGCGCACGTCGACGCGGCGGAGCGGGCGGTAGCGGGCGCGCAGGTGGACGAGCAGGACGGGAACGAGCAGCAAGCCGAACAGGATGTGGAGGTTGAGGAGGGTCCAGAACCCGAGCGGGACGGTGACGCCGACGGCCCACGCGACACCCGTGCCCGCGGCGGCGACGGCGACGGCTGCGAGGAGAATCGAGAGCGGTGTCGCGTGGTCCCACGCCCGCCGGTCGCGGACCCGCCCGGCGACGCGACGGAATTTGAGGGCGAGAAGCGGGGGGATCGAGAGGCCGGCGACGGCGTGAATCCAGAACAGCGCCGCGCCGGATGGGTGGCCGACCCAGAAGCTCGTGATCCCGGTGGCGACGGCGAGGCCGACCAGCGCGAACAGCGACCAGTCGACGAGCCGCGGCGGGGGCGAGCGGCCGAGGCGCACCCGGAGGGACATAAGGACTGGTATCACCCATCGGGCAAAGAACCCGTCGCGGCCTACGCGTCCGCGATGGCGCGTTCGATGCGATCGAAGCCTTCTTCCAGGCGGTCGAGACTGTTGGCGAAGCTCAGGCGGAGCCAGCCCTCGCCGACGTCGCCGAATCCGTCGCCGGGGGCGAGGACGACGCCGTACTCCCGGAGGAGGTGTTCGGCCATCTCGAGACTCGAACCCGGCAAATCGGGGTCGAGGAAGGCGTAGAAGGCGCCCTCCGGCCGGGGGCCGGTCAGCCCGTCGATGTCGGCGACGCGGTCGACCACGTAGTCGCGGCGTTCGCGGAAGGCGTCGTACATCTCGGCGGCCGCGTCGTCACCGTCGGTGAGGGCGGCGATAGCGGCGTGTTGGCTCACGCTCGGCGCACACGACGTGGTCGACTCGCTGACTTTCGTCGCCTGATCGATTATATCCGTCGTCCCTGCGAGCCAGCCAACGCGCCACCCCGTCATGGCGTAACGCTTCGAACAGGAGTTGACCGTGAGGACGTTCTCGGGGTTGCCGGTCATGGCGGCGACGCTCGTGGGGTCGCGGTCGTAGGTGAGGCCGAGGTACACTTCGTCGGCGACGACGTAGGCGTCGTTCTCGGCGGCGGCGTCGACGACGGTTCGCACGGCCGCGGGGTCGAACGTCCGCCCCGTTGGGTTGTTGGGCGAACAGAGGATCACCAGAGCGGTGTCGGGACCGATGGCGTCGACGAGGCGGTCGGCGTCGAGGGCGAAGCCATCCGCGGCGGGCATGGGGACCGGACGGGGGACGCCGTCGGCCAGCCGTGCCTGTACCCAGTAGTTCGGGAAGCCCGGCGTCGGGAAGACCACCTCCTCGCCGGGCGAGACGGTGCTCACGGCGGCGAGGTGAAGCGCCTCCATCCCGCCGATCGAGACCATGATCTCGTCGGCGTCGACCCGGACGCCGTAGTCGTCGTCCATGTGGGCGGTGATCGCGTCGCGAAGCGCCGGGAGGCCGGCGTTGGTGGTGTAGCTGGTGTGGCCGGCACGCGCCGCCTCACAGGCCGCCTCGGTGACCGCCTCCGGCGTCTCGAAATCGGGGACACCCACTTCGAGTCGAACGAGGTCCCCGTCCATCCCCTCCGCGATGTCGAACATATAACGGATGCTGGAGCGGTCGACGTTGCGGACGCGGTCGGTGGGACCGAGAGTCATACTGGGCGGTCGCCCGGCGGTGCGAAAAGGGGTTCGATCCCCCCGTCAGCTACATCCCACGGCGCGGCCACACTGTGAGTGATGCGACTCCGACCGACCTACTTTTTCGGCGTCTACCACTGGCGCGAGCGGCTGTCACGGATCGCGCTCTCGGCGCTGCTGATCTGCGCGGCGGCCGCGGTCGTTCGGCGTGGTCGTCGGCTCGTCCGACTCGCCGCAGTCGCCGTCGGCCTCGGTGCGGCCTACCGCGGCGGCGACGCCGCCCGTCGCCTCCTCACGCCGCCCCCGTGGGCGCTCGACCGCGCGAAATACGACGGGCTGGCGTCGGTGCTTCCGCTCGACGATATCGACCGCCACCTCGACGTGGGCTGTGGCTCCGGCCGGTCGCTGGTCGGCCTGGCGCCCCACCTGCCAGACGGCTGTACGGTGGTCGGCCTCGACACCTTCGACGACCGGGTGATCCTCGGCAACGGCCCGGCGTTGGCGCGGCAAAACGGTGCCCGCGCGGGCGTCGATGTATCGCCCGTCGCCGGCGACGCCTCCCGCCTCCCCTTCGCCGACGGCCGCTTCGACGCCGTGACCGCCTGTCGGGTCGTCCACGACATTCCCGAGGATCGGCGGGCGGCGGCCGTCGACGAACTCCGGCGGGTGTGTGCCGACGACGGGGTCGTTGGCCTGCTGGAACTCCCGATCACGCCCGAGGGCGTCGACGATTACGA contains these protein-coding regions:
- the aspS gene encoding aspartate--tRNA(Asn) ligase — encoded protein: MEHRTHTADVVAGETATVAGWVHEIRDLGGIAFLILRDKTGKLQVKFEKDEMDEDLVETGLGVHRESVVAVTGAVEEESRAPTGLEMVPDSVDVLAEADPELPLDPSGKVDAELPTRLDNRTLDLRKPEVKAIFEIRSEILRSVREYFRSVGSTEINTPKIVATGTEGGTELFPITYFGKEAFMNQSPQLFKQLMVGSGLERVFEIGPIFRAEEHNTPRHLNEATMIDFESAFVDHHEAMDVCEGTLKAAYEGVAENCAEELERLGYDDFAVPDADFPRLTYEEAIERINATGALDEQLVWGDDLPTEAEKALGDDVGGHYFITDWPSEIKPFYIQDYDDDPQLSKGFDLMHPRMELVSGGQREHRYDELVAGFEQQGLDPAQFDYYTKMFKYGMPPHAGWAYGVERLVMTMLDLGNIREAVIFPRDRQRLSP
- a CDS encoding LURP-one-related/scramblase family protein; this translates as MSVDDGGFSAIELRGNRYTVEQSLIRNKYAAYDENGTLVLRAKQKLFKLKEEFPFVDADGNEVFTVKAGGVLDIAGNYAIVDAETGKRVAILDNDYSLLRDTWTIRDGETEAALAKITSRGAVVTLARNLLPFGELIPHKYEITDAQGGHVGRIDGQLSLRDTYDITIDDAGDVPRDAVVVAAMVIDAIQGN
- a CDS encoding pantoate kinase, with the protein product MSEESRGDDATAFVPGHVTGFFSPCPDDDPARAGSRGAGLTLTDGVDVTVSATGDPGAVLDGEPITMPPVETVLDRLGVADRARVVAESDLPLGTGFGVSGAMALGTALAANARFDRDRSANDLVTLAHRAEVEAGTGLGDVVAQARGGLPIRLDPGAPAYGRLDGVPAAPRVEYVTFGDLSTASVLAGDTDPLVAAGDAALSRLIDRPTLATLVDESRRFARDAGLLTDRVREVVDAVVDAGGEASMVMLGETVFALDSGLTDAGFDAEACRTCAAGAHLRG
- a CDS encoding 4-phosphopantoate--beta-alanine ligase — its product is MAEGDDIPATHPRHDSLVTRHRIEAGVEAGITSKQGLIAEGRGEAFDYLLGERTLPSADAAARAAAAHLLLARHPVISVNGNAAALVPDELVALAASVGADLEVNLFSRTDERMAAIADHLRDHGASEVKGLDADARIPDLDHERAKVDADGIADADVVLVPLEDGDRAAALAALGKVELVVDLNPLSRSAQVADVPIVDNILRAIPNVTAHARELAGADRAELERIVREFDAAAALDDAERAIRSGDLIDR
- a CDS encoding molybdopterin-dependent oxidoreductase, with protein sequence MSLRVRLGRSPPPRLVDWSLFALVGLAVATGITSFWVGHPSGAALFWIHAVAGLSIPPLLALKFRRVAGRVRDRRAWDHATPLSILLAAVAVAAAGTGVAWAVGVTVPLGFWTLLNLHILFGLLLVPVLLVHLRARYRPLRRVDVRERRVALQYAGLVAAAGVTSALLRWLAARLGTPAATRRFTGSRALDADADLPVTSWVADDPDPVDPATWTLSVDGLVARPLELELDDLDATAERRALLDCTSGWYAERDWRGVRLGGLLDEAGVTDDAAWVTVRSVTGYRWSLPLDEARNALLATHLSGDRLDHGHGYPIRLVAPDRRGFQWVKWVEAVEVGRRPDPRRWIDIFVSGL
- a CDS encoding pyridoxal phosphate-dependent aminotransferase, which produces MTLGPTDRVRNVDRSSIRYMFDIAEGMDGDLVRLEVGVPDFETPEAVTEAACEAARAGHTSYTTNAGLPALRDAITAHMDDDYGVRVDADEIMVSIGGMEALHLAAVSTVSPGEEVVFPTPGFPNYWVQARLADGVPRPVPMPAADGFALDADRLVDAIGPDTALVILCSPNNPTGRTFDPAAVRTVVDAAAENDAYVVADEVYLGLTYDRDPTSVAAMTGNPENVLTVNSCSKRYAMTGWRVGWLAGTTDIIDQATKVSESTTSCAPSVSQHAAIAALTDGDDAAAEMYDAFRERRDYVVDRVADIDGLTGPRPEGAFYAFLDPDLPGSSLEMAEHLLREYGVVLAPGDGFGDVGEGWLRLSFANSLDRLEEGFDRIERAIADA
- a CDS encoding class I SAM-dependent methyltransferase — protein: MRLRPTYFFGVYHWRERLSRIALSALLICAAAAVVRRGRRLVRLAAVAVGLGAAYRGGDAARRLLTPPPWALDRAKYDGLASVLPLDDIDRHLDVGCGSGRSLVGLAPHLPDGCTVVGLDTFDDRVILGNGPALARQNGARAGVDVSPVAGDASRLPFADGRFDAVTACRVVHDIPEDRRAAAVDELRRVCADDGVVGLLELPITPEGVDDYEAYWRRCLEDAGLRVERVTRVERPRRPGKPYVAIAATPR